In the Candidatus Zixiibacteriota bacterium genome, one interval contains:
- a CDS encoding PAS domain S-box protein → MKSRKELLKEVESLHARIAELENTITRPHDSANLQESDARYQELFDSLMEGVGFVDENEVFQFCNPACVRIFEENSCEAMVGKSLLSYLPDDQVKLVRQETSQRGKGISSTYDLKIVTASGNHRFISVTASPQFDEVGKFTGTSSALLDITQRKQAEEALIASKEQFRRLVDQSPMSIQVMEPDGRTIQVNKAWEQLWGVTLDDLQGYNMLEDQQLECLGVMPYIKRGFGGEKVTIPVVQYDVLETLDTGTKPWVAATIYPVKSADGEISHVVLMHEDITDRKRAEEALRESEEKLRAFADTVSDVIYRYDPILNQYDFISPSIESHTGYTVEEISADPAGVVRSFSHPEDCERVFREVREHIALGPDIGPLVTEYRIIRKDGETIHVIDTKVIEFTPDGKLSRVSGVVSNITERKKTEEKLRHLSSVAEQCNEGMAQVDVDGNLEFVNRAFAQMHGYEPEELLGKSLSIFHTADQMLAVNEINRQVMDSGSFSGEVWHVRRDGTTFPTHMESSLLRDSDGKVIGLIGTMRDITERKRAEEALRESEARFRDVAQSTADWIWEVDAQGRYTYVSDGVEEVLGYVPEDLLGKTPFDLMSEKEAERVSRIFTAIAADKQPIVDLENLNIAKDGHEVYLLTNGVPILDDEGKLAGYRGVDKDITERKQVEEALREKTTMLDNILRSASDVAIATTDLDYRITYYNPMAEKLFGYSAAEVVGKTVLEMHTKENVSPKRFERVVEIVRQVGEYNYSITQETDEGVRELDSTVAGIFGPDGKMVGYSLFTYDITERKQAEEALRESEGRYRDLFDNASNLIQCVRPDGSFLYVNPAWRETLGYEEEEIANLSLFDIIHPDHKEHCLDIFERVQAGGTAKGVETVLVSKTGKMITVAGNSSCLFEDGKPVATRGIFIDITERKQAEGERERARKFMQTVIDGFPESLMVINHDYTIELANKAALKIMKGKDSADSCMKCHEASHNSPTPCTGTDDPCPLKHVFATKAPVTVEHTHYDIEGRAIAVEIVAAPIFDEEGEVIQVIETSRDITDRKEGEANRLRLSRAIEHAAETIVITDAEGTIQYANPAFERITGYTVKEAIGQNPRILKSDKHDDAFYKKLWETLLRGEEWRGEVINKKKDGTLFTEDVTISPVYDGDGKVVNYVAVKSDITEIRRLQTLESRAERLEIAGRIAGQVAHDFNNLLAPLVAYPEFIREELAEDHHCLTYLEQMEKAASQIADINQQLLTLGRRGHYNQEPLELNEIVYQVLQQMEETPKTLVCETQLAGDLLRIMGGSAQIGRVLLNLISNACDAMQNIGQITIMTENYYIDEAYGRYASVPRGEYVKLTITDTGSGISPDVLPTIFEPFITTKTTDKKRGSGLGLSVVDAVVKDHDGYIDVKSIVGEGTSFYLYFPVARQSITTVTPAEIVGGTETVLVVDDDVVQRDVSVQLLKKLGYEIDAVESGEKAINYIRNNPRDLLILDMVMPPGIDGAETYRQTLEINPKQKAIIVSGFAESERVDEALRLGAGAYIRKPLTLRTIAEAARRELNRVGASVSSE, encoded by the coding sequence ATGAAATCCCGAAAAGAGTTACTCAAGGAAGTAGAATCACTCCACGCCCGCATTGCGGAATTGGAGAATACCATAACACGCCCACACGACTCGGCAAACTTGCAGGAGAGCGATGCCAGATACCAGGAGTTATTTGACTCCCTGATGGAGGGGGTTGGTTTTGTTGATGAGAACGAAGTCTTTCAGTTTTGCAATCCTGCTTGCGTCAGGATATTCGAGGAGAATTCGTGCGAGGCCATGGTTGGGAAGAGCTTGCTGTCATACCTCCCGGACGACCAGGTCAAGCTGGTCCGTCAGGAGACCTCCCAAAGAGGAAAAGGTATATCATCCACGTATGACTTGAAGATAGTCACTGCCAGCGGCAACCATCGGTTTATATCTGTCACTGCCTCACCGCAATTCGACGAAGTTGGCAAGTTCACTGGTACCTCCAGTGCGTTGCTTGACATCACCCAGCGCAAGCAGGCCGAAGAGGCGTTAATTGCAAGCAAGGAGCAATTTAGGAGGTTGGTGGACCAGTCACCCATGAGTATTCAGGTTATGGAACCCGACGGTAGGACTATTCAAGTAAATAAGGCCTGGGAACAACTCTGGGGAGTAACCCTTGATGATCTGCAAGGCTACAACATGCTTGAGGATCAACAGTTGGAGTGCCTGGGTGTGATGCCCTATATCAAACGGGGATTCGGAGGCGAAAAGGTAACAATCCCAGTCGTTCAATACGATGTGCTGGAGACATTGGATACCGGTACCAAGCCCTGGGTGGCGGCGACAATCTATCCGGTGAAGAGTGCAGATGGGGAAATCAGTCATGTTGTCCTTATGCATGAGGACATCACCGACCGCAAGCGGGCCGAGGAGGCGCTGCGGGAGAGTGAAGAGAAATTACGTGCGTTTGCCGATACTGTTAGTGACGTAATCTATCGTTACGACCCCATACTCAACCAGTATGACTTCATCTCCCCGTCCATCGAGAGTCATACGGGCTACACTGTGGAAGAGATCTCGGCTGATCCCGCCGGCGTGGTGCGATCCTTTTCACATCCGGAAGATTGTGAAAGAGTGTTCCGGGAGGTCAGAGAGCACATAGCCTTGGGGCCGGACATCGGACCCCTAGTGACAGAATACCGCATCATCCGCAAAGACGGGGAAACCATTCACGTCATAGACACCAAAGTTATCGAGTTCACTCCGGACGGAAAGCTGTCGCGTGTCAGCGGAGTAGTCTCCAACATCACCGAGCGCAAGAAGACGGAAGAGAAGTTGCGGCATCTATCTTCAGTTGCCGAGCAGTGTAACGAGGGAATGGCCCAGGTGGATGTTGATGGCAATTTGGAATTCGTTAACCGGGCTTTCGCACAAATGCATGGATATGAGCCCGAGGAGTTGCTGGGAAAATCTCTCTCGATTTTTCATACGGCAGATCAGATGCTAGCCGTGAATGAAATCAATCGGCAGGTTATGGACAGTGGCTCATTCAGTGGTGAGGTGTGGCATGTGCGAAGGGACGGCACAACGTTTCCCACCCATATGGAGAGCTCACTGCTTCGTGACTCGGATGGCAAGGTCATCGGTCTTATTGGAACCATGCGTGATATTACTGAGCGCAAGCGGGCCGAGGAGGCACTGCGGGAGTCAGAGGCACGCTTCCGAGATGTAGCGCAGAGTACCGCCGACTGGATCTGGGAAGTTGATGCGCAGGGCAGGTACACCTATGTCTCCGACGGCGTGGAAGAGGTGCTGGGTTATGTTCCCGAAGACCTGCTGGGGAAGACGCCTTTCGACTTAATGTCTGAGAAGGAGGCCGAGCGCGTATCCAGAATCTTCACGGCAATAGCGGCTGACAAACAGCCCATCGTTGACTTGGAGAACTTGAACATTGCCAAAGATGGACATGAGGTTTACCTCCTTACTAACGGCGTTCCCATATTGGACGACGAAGGCAAGCTCGCCGGTTATCGTGGTGTGGACAAAGACATCACTGAGCGCAAGCAGGTCGAGGAGGCGCTGCGGGAAAAGACAACTATGCTCGACAACATCCTGCGTAGCGCGAGCGATGTTGCTATTGCCACGACCGATCTGGACTACCGCATCACTTACTACAATCCCATGGCGGAGAAACTGTTTGGCTACTCTGCTGCGGAAGTCGTCGGCAAGACCGTTCTGGAAATGCATACGAAAGAGAATGTCTCGCCAAAGCGCTTCGAGCGCGTAGTGGAGATCGTCCGTCAGGTCGGAGAATACAACTACTCTATTACACAGGAGACTGATGAGGGCGTACGCGAACTGGATTCGACTGTGGCTGGCATTTTCGGTCCGGATGGCAAGATGGTAGGTTACTCGCTGTTCACTTACGACATCACCGAGCGCAAGCAAGCCGAGGAGGCGTTACGGGAGAGCGAGGGGCGCTACCGTGATTTGTTCGATAATGCGAGCAATCTGATTCAGTGCGTTCGTCCGGATGGCTCGTTTCTCTATGTGAATCCAGCATGGCGTGAAACGCTTGGCTACGAAGAGGAAGAAATCGCCAATCTCTCCCTGTTCGACATTATTCACCCAGACCACAAAGAACACTGTCTGGATATCTTTGAGAGGGTTCAGGCTGGGGGAACTGCCAAGGGCGTGGAGACTGTTCTTGTTTCCAAGACCGGCAAGATGATCACGGTCGCGGGTAATAGTAGCTGTCTGTTTGAAGACGGCAAGCCGGTCGCCACGCGAGGAATCTTCATCGACATCACCGAACGCAAGCAGGCCGAGGGGGAGCGGGAACGCGCGCGGAAGTTTATGCAGACGGTCATTGACGGGTTCCCCGAGAGTCTGATGGTGATCAACCACGACTACACGATCGAGCTGGCTAACAAGGCTGCGCTCAAGATAATGAAAGGAAAAGACTCTGCTGACTCCTGCATGAAGTGTCACGAAGCTTCACACAATTCTCCGACACCGTGCACGGGTACAGATGACCCGTGCCCACTGAAGCATGTTTTCGCAACCAAAGCCCCGGTGACGGTTGAACACACCCACTATGATATCGAAGGCCGGGCCATTGCGGTGGAAATTGTGGCTGCACCTATCTTCGACGAGGAGGGCGAGGTTATCCAGGTCATTGAGACATCCCGTGATATCACCGATCGCAAAGAAGGCGAGGCCAACCGTCTCAGACTATCAAGGGCCATTGAACATGCCGCCGAGACAATCGTCATCACGGATGCCGAGGGAACAATTCAATATGCAAATCCTGCCTTCGAGAGAATAACGGGCTATACGGTTAAGGAAGCTATCGGGCAAAATCCACGAATATTGAAAAGCGACAAGCATGATGACGCCTTCTACAAGAAGTTGTGGGAAACGTTGTTGCGAGGTGAAGAATGGCGTGGAGAGGTTATCAATAAGAAAAAAGATGGTACCCTCTTTACCGAAGATGTGACAATTTCACCTGTCTATGATGGTGACGGTAAGGTCGTCAATTATGTGGCTGTCAAGAGTGACATTACCGAAATCAGACGTCTGCAAACTCTTGAATCCCGCGCCGAACGACTGGAGATCGCGGGTCGTATAGCAGGACAAGTAGCACATGATTTCAACAACCTGCTCGCGCCGCTGGTGGCTTATCCGGAATTTATCAGAGAAGAGCTAGCTGAGGATCATCACTGTTTAACCTATTTGGAACAGATGGAAAAGGCAGCCTCTCAGATTGCTGACATCAATCAGCAGTTGCTGACTCTGGGACGGCGGGGGCATTACAATCAGGAACCGTTGGAACTCAATGAGATTGTCTACCAAGTCTTGCAACAGATGGAAGAGACACCAAAGACGCTCGTATGTGAGACCCAGTTAGCTGGAGATCTTCTGAGAATTATGGGCGGGAGTGCCCAGATCGGCCGAGTATTGCTGAACCTGATCTCAAATGCCTGCGACGCCATGCAGAACATCGGACAAATCACAATCATGACCGAGAACTACTACATAGATGAAGCATACGGTCGCTATGCCAGTGTTCCGCGAGGAGAGTACGTCAAACTCACCATTACTGACACCGGGTCAGGCATTTCGCCTGATGTCCTACCGACAATTTTTGAGCCGTTCATCACTACCAAAACAACTGACAAGAAACGTGGCTCCGGTCTCGGTTTGAGTGTTGTTGATGCCGTCGTCAAGGATCATGACGGATACATTGATGTCAAGAGTATTGTTGGGGAGGGAACTTCGTTCTATCTCTATTTCCCGGTGGCGCGACAATCAATTACGACAGTGACCCCGGCCGAGATCGTCGGCGGCACAGAGACGGTACTGGTAGTTGACGATGATGTTGTGCAGCGTGATGTGTCGGTGCAACTACTAAAAAAACTTGGTTACGAGATCGATGCAGTGGAGAGTGGCGAGAAGGCAATTAACTACATCAGGAATAACCCGCGAGATCTTCTAATTCTCGATATGGTTATGCCGCCCGGAATCGACGGTGCCGAAACCTATCGACAGACTCTCGAAATCAATCCGAAACAGAAGGCCATAATAGTCTCCGGTTTCGCCGAGTCGGAGCGGGTGGATGAAGCCTTGCGGTTGGGAGCAGGAGCCTACATCCGAAAGCCGCTCACGCTCCGTACTATTGCCGAGGCAGCGCGCCGGGAGTTGAATCGGGTAGGAGCATCGGTGTCTTCGGAATAG
- a CDS encoding NifB/NifX family molybdenum-iron cluster-binding protein, with protein MKIAIPTVDGVLCPHFGHCQQFAILDVNLETKVIDNSEMLTPPPHEPGVLPAWLHKLGCNLIIAGGMGGRAIDLFKQNDIEVVMGAPNGKPEEIVMAYLDSKLTTGVNPCDDPAFHGDTPCGE; from the coding sequence ATGAAAATCGCAATCCCTACGGTAGATGGTGTGTTGTGCCCGCATTTTGGACATTGCCAGCAGTTTGCAATCCTTGATGTCAATTTGGAAACAAAGGTGATTGACAATTCTGAGATGTTGACCCCACCTCCGCACGAACCGGGCGTGCTCCCCGCATGGTTGCACAAGTTAGGATGTAATCTCATAATCGCTGGTGGTATGGGCGGTCGAGCCATAGACTTGTTCAAGCAAAATGACATCGAAGTTGTTATGGGAGCACCAAATGGAAAGCCCGAAGAGATTGTGATGGCCTATCTTGACAGCAAGCTCACTACCGGTGTCAATCCGTGTGATGATCCAGCCTTTCACGGCGACACGCCTTGCGGGGAGTAA